In Carassius carassius chromosome 14, fCarCar2.1, whole genome shotgun sequence, the genomic stretch TCCAGAACATTGAGTTGAGGGCATATGCAGACATCAGATCCAATTTAGCTTGATCAAGAGGATCCAGCTTAAATGAGgtacaaaaagataaaaaaaaattaataaataaataagccatTCATATGTGAAAATGTTCATTTAACTGCTAATTTGTGCATTTGCTTTCACATACTTTCAGCAGATTGTCACTTCTGGATACAGATGCAAGCGTTTGGACCATATTCTGGACAGTGCTCAAAGAGGACTCGAAATCATTCAGGTTTTCCTCAATTTCAGTGGGATAGTCCTCTGCGGGACCATCATCAGCCATTGTATGAACAGACTGAAAACAATGACATATTcagaattatttaatataaattcattCCAATTTAATTAGTTTGTGGTTTTTAAAATTAGAAACATGCACTAACAAAGACCAACTTCAAACTATTTACACATTTCATAACTGAGCTtagctgaaaaaacaaaaaaaaactaactaaaaaaatCAATGCCTTTACATCATATTTTACGATTTGATTACCTTTAATTTTTAGGCCTGGAATTTTAAATTTCTATGATATTTGACATATATAACAGATGATTAAGTACAACCATAAACCAGATTATGTTAACGTTGTAACATATTTCATTCAAAGCACatcaaactaataataataagtataaaaCACAAGTCAGACTCGATGTATGTCCAGCTTTTCCACGTGTTCTGGTGACTGTATGTAACAAAAGCACAGTTAGTGTCACTgactgaaaaaataattaaaataccatCGAAGATTGCTCATTAAAATGGTTGTTGCACATAAAACAAGTTGATGATATTTAAAAAGCCCTTACCTGAAACCACACGAGACACTTCGCctcactgaacagaaaaaaacccGTGATGCTCGAATAGTGgcgtttcaaaataaaagccatgcaacttcttcttcttcttcttcttcttcttcttcttcttcttccttggaTTTTTTTTGTGCGTATTCCGCACCATAGGCACATACCGCCACCAACTGTTCCTTTTCATACATGGAAGATAGTCTTGCCtatattcagatttttatttatttatttacttatttacttattttattgttcattttgTTTCGGGTTCACCCAAGCTGTATTTCTGGCTTctgcgtgttcagctcccatgccaaaaaaaaaaaaaaatcttgagtgTTTCCCTATtcctttgctttatttatttatttaattatcaaattgGTTTATTTAATCCTGTTTTTACCATATATTCCATTACTattctttgattaatattttcttttaatccTTTCCCTAATATCCagtttatcttcttttttttctttatgattaGCTTTTAAGttctttatcatttttattctCTCTATATTACATTTCccacattttaatattacatgttCAACGGTTTCTATTACCCCACTATGGGCTGAAATGAGTGTTATATATCAAACATTTTAACTTACAGAGTGTGCTTTTTACACGAATACACTAAGTAAATATTGCACTAGTAATTAACACAGTGCACTTAAATAGTATTTCTTACTCTAAAAGTAATTGTTTAACGTTTCTCGTCCTCCTTTTTGGTTCTCACCCTTCCTTAAAATTGTGAGGGGAAAAAGATTAAAACTTAGTATTTAGTgtagtattttattaatttactttaaagTAGTGGACGCTCGTCATGTTAAAGTTTGTATGAAAAATGGGCTTTGCATTTAATTTAGCTATGATTTGACactttatatttaaaactgtCTTTATAAAATCCTCTGTTGACTACAATCTCTTCGTTATAATTAAGATTTATTAagattatacattattttttatttatttaagatgaTTAATGCAGGTACCTGCAAATAAAATTCGCGCTTATAGAAATCGAGTCGTCTTTCCCTCTGTTTTGCTTTCAAGTCTTTTAAATTGCCgtgaggcttttattttgaagccTACAACCTTTAGCCGAAGAAGACCATCTCAGTGCCAGTCCGTGTTGTGTAAGCTGTTCCGATGCAAACATAAGTCACCATGTCTACTGATAGTGTGTTATTATCGTCTGTCAGTGGAGAGCAGGTACGAGAAGGATGAATTCAGCTAAAATCAAGCTATTGGTGAGTTTCTAAATTCATAAGCGTTGTTACAGTTCACAGTTTCATCCAGTTCAGCAGGTTTGAATGGATTCATTAGTAATTAgtaaattattgttttgttttttcataagtAATGTAGGaaaaaacatctgagacaaagttgTTCTTCAGTGAAACCGAGAGCTCCTTTAGTTCTAAAGGAAAGAGTAACAGtaaccttttatttttttctgtcaagTCTTTTCTGGAGTAAGTTACCACGCAATTACATGTGTGTGGTGATCATTTAGTCTCATAGTAATGGTATAAATTACCATGACGTTACTATCAGCATAAATGTAACATGATACCACCACAGTGCTTTTTTATATTGATATCTTTCTAACAACTCTGCATAAAACCTTTTGTACCATAGTGATCATATTTACCACAGCAACTTTCAGTGAATGTACACATAGCACAGTGTTCGATGGGCAATATATATAACCCAGTTTAATGCTAGCAAATAAAATGAAGAATAATGCTCAATTGAAATGAACACCtattttatgcaatatttatttaaaatgcaccCCCAAAATGTTCTATTATCAGCTGTGTTTTAGAGAGTGGAGTTTGTCAATAACACAGTGTGTATGTTTGTAGTCTCCTAGGTAGAGCCAGTCTGGTGTCATGTGACTCAGTAGAGTACAGGAGCATGTTGTAATGCATGTAAGGCAGCAGCAGTTATTCCAGACTGTCACATGCTCTTTTTTTTAACTGGTGTGAATTTCAGCGTACCCAGAGTACCGCGGTGGAGGTGTTTTCTCACATatggtctctctctgtctcttgcaGCGCTGTGAATGTTTACTTCTTTCTTCTGTGTGATCTGAGCACGCTGCGTCTCCAGGATGACAGACAGATTTTAGGAGCAGACAGGCGATAATCTCACAACATTCTAGTGAGTTTGAATACTGTTTTTTCATGAGCTCTGTGTTTTACTGAAGTGGTTTCTTTTCTTTGAAATTCCTTCCTCTTTTTTAGTGGTGCATTAGTGGGAAGCACAGACATGTATGATACGGTAAATCATGTGACACGTGAAGGTGAAACGTGCTATTACTTTTTAAACCAGTGTGTGCATGACTTGACTAAATGGCAGACAACTTCTTTAATGCCTGCGGCAAATTTAAGTTTCTTTTTGTTATCCAAATGATTTGGTGTAATTACTTCCCAAAATTATTGGATCCCAATCTGAATGCATTTGTTGATCATTTCCAGTGATGATTTtgatctctttttctctctcctccAGCATTAGTCTCTCCCAGTCACCCTCACATATACAGTCCCCTGGATCCCTCCCTGCGTGCCGTCTCTTTGAGAATGGACGGTCAGCAGTCTCTACAGGCCAGCGTGAACTCCTCTTACATTCCCACCTCCATCTCCTCCATGTGTGATGAAGAGCATTCAGAGGGCGAGGCGTCTGGGGACGACACTTCACCATTGCTCTCTCGGCAGCAGACGGCAGGGTCCCTGGCCACTCGTCACTGCCCGGAGGACTCTTACAATCTGGTGTACATCATCTTTTTCCTGATGGGCATCGG encodes the following:
- the c1d gene encoding nuclear nucleic acid-binding protein C1D, which encodes MAFILKRHYSSITGFFLFSEAKCLVWFQSVHTMADDGPAEDYPTEIEENLNDFESSLSTVQNMVQTLASVSRSDNLLKLDPLDQAKLDLMSAYALNSMFWMYLVTQGVNPKDHAIKQELDRIRTYMNKVKEITDKRKAARLDKDAASRFVRNALWDAEDKKRKDSTEHPHRGKHIRFS